The Pseudanabaena yagii GIHE-NHR1 genomic interval ACGCTATAAGATATAAGCTGAATATAAACTTTAATAAAGCTGCACAATTCTGTAAGTAAACCGCTATGAGTACGACCGAACTTCCAAAACAATATAATCCTCTCGAATCCGAAGCCAAATGGCAAAAATATTGGGAGGAAAGTGGCGTATTTGTAGCAGAGAGCCAAAGCGACAAAGATCCATACTGCATCATGATTCCACCGCCAAATGTTACGGGTAGCCTACATATGGGTCATGCTTTTCAGGAAGTATTAATCGATATTTTAATTCGCTATCACCGTATGCGTGGGTTTAATACCCTCTGGCTGCCCGGGACCGACCACGCCAGTATTGCGGTGCAGACGATCCTCGATAAGCAAATTAAGGCTGAAGGTAAAACCAATCAAGAAATCGGGCGCGAAAAATTTCTGGAACGGGCTTGGCAATGGAAAGCTGAATCAGGGGGAACGATTGTTTCGCAACTGCGCCGCCTTGGGGTCTCGGCAGACTGGACAAGAGAACGCTTCACGATGGATGAAGGTTTGTCCAATTCTGTTACAGAAGCCTTTGTCAAACTCTACGAAGCTGGCTTAATTTATCGCGGCGAATATCTGGTTAACTGGTGTCCTGAGTCTCAATCCGCAGTTTCTGACCTCGAAGTTGATAATAAAGAAGTTAAAGGACATCTCTGGAACTTCCGTTATCCCTTAGCCGATGGCTCTGGGCATCTAGTAGTCGCAACTACTCGCCCCGAAACAATGCTAGGTGATACCGCCGTAGCCGTAAATCCTGACGACGATCGCTATAAGCATCTCATTGGCAAAACGGTGATGTTGCCAATCATGAATCGTGAGATTCCGATCATTAGCGATCGCTATGTCGATAAGGCTTTTGGTAGCGGCTGTGTTAAGGTGACTCCTGCCCATGACCCCAATGACTTTGAAATGGGACAACGCCATAGCTTACCCTTAATCAATATTCTCAATAAAGATGGCTCAATCAATGCCAATGGCGGCGAATTTGAAGGGCAGGATCGCTTTGTAGCGCGTAAAAATATCGTAAAGAAGCTGGATGAACTGGGCTTAGTAGAGAAGATTGAAGATTATGCCCACACGGTTCCCTATTCGGAACGCGGTAAAGTCCCCGTCGAGCCATTGCTATCAATTCAATGGTTTGTGAAGATTAAGCCTCTATCAGACTTTGCCCTAGAGCAGTTTGATAAGCAGAACTCGCCTACCTTTGTTCCCGATCGCTGGGGTAAGGTATATCGCGATTGGTTGATTCGCCTCAAGGATTGGTGTATTTCCCGTCAATTGTGGTGGGGACATCAGATTCCTGCATGGTATGCCCCCGATGGCTCCATTTTCGTGGCAAGAACAGAAGAGGAAGCCTATACACAGGCAAAAGCTAAATTTGGCGAAGAAGTCACCTTAGAACGCGATCCTGATGTACTAGATACATGGTTCTCTTCAGGTTTATGGCCATTCTCAACTTTGGGCTGGCCTGAAGAAACACAGGATTTTCAAACCTTCTATCCTACTAGTGTTCTCGTTACAGGGTTTGACATTATCTTCTTCTGGGTGGCGCGGATGACGATGATGGCAGGCTATTTTACGGGCAAGATGCCTTTTAATACGGTCTATATTCATGGACTGGTGCGTGATGAGAATAACCAGAAGATGTCTAAATCAAAGAATAATGGCATCGATCCGTTAGTTCTAATTAATAAGTATGGAACCGATGCTTTGCGCTATTCCCTAGTTAAGGAAGTAACGGGTGCAGGTCAAGATATTCGTCTTGATTACAATCGCAAAACCGATGAATCCACAACTGTAGAGACTGCCAGAAATTTCGCGAATAAGCTCTGGAATGCTTCGCGATTTGTGATGATGAACCTGACTAGTATCGAGACTCGCACTGCGAGTCTCGATACTGAGAAGTTAGAACTTGCCGATCGCTGGATTTTGTCGCGCTATGCTCAAACTGTATTACAAGTACGCGAACAGCTTGATAGCTATAGCTTAGGCGAAGCAACGAGAAGCATCTATGAATTCTTCTGGGGCGATTTTTGTGACTGGTATATCGAACTAGTCAAGTCACGTTTACAGGAATCCGCCGATCCTACTTCTCGCGAAACCGTACAGCAAAACCTCAGATTTGTCCTTGATGGTATTTTGCGCCTCTTACATCCATTCTTGCCTCACGTCACCGAGGAGATTTGGCAATTGCTGACCTACGGCACTAGAGAACCATCTAGCGATCGCCCTGTCCTTGCAATTCAACCCTATCCTGAAATTGATACCAGTTATATCAATGAGGAATTAGAAGAACAGTTCAATTTATTAATTGGCACGATCCGCACGATTCGCAATCTTCGCGCTGAGGCTGAGATTAAGCCTAGTGCAAAGGTCTCGGCGATTTTGCAATCCGATAGTGATCGCGAACGCAGTTTATTACAAGCAGGGCAAAGCTATATTCTCGACTTGGCAAGGGTTGAAGATTTAGCAGTTGTGGCATCTGTCGATGCATCGGCAACGGAACAGGCGATCGCAGGTGTAGTTGGTACGATTCAGGTAATTGTCTCGCTGGTTGGTGTGGTTGATATCGGTCAATTGATTTCCAAATTGGAACGCACGTTGACGAAACTTGAAGGGGCGATCGCTTCTACTCAGGGACGTTTAAGTAATGAGGGATATCTCAAAAAAGCACCTCCTGATGTTGTGGCAACAGCGCGTGCTGAATTGGAAGAATCTCTGAAGCAACAGGAGATTCTCAAAGCACGTTTGGCTCAGTTACAAGGCAAATAAATATGCTAGACAAGGGGCTTAAGCCCCTTGTTCTATAACTGAGTCAAGCGATCGCCTAAGTCAAAACCAAAATACACTCGCGATCGCTAGGCTGCTTTAAAAATTACGGATGTGCGTAAAATCTACTTAGATTGGGCGCGATTTTGCCGTGATATAATTACAAAGATATCGCTTTGGTATTGGCAAGAAGAAAGTTTATTATTAGTTTGACAGATGACTGTTTTAAAATCTTGGGATGAAAAAGTTTATATGCGATCGCTTGTCACTGAAATAATTAATGGCGAATCCTATAGCTACTATCCACTAGGGCAGTATGTTGTTCGGGCTATGGGGGTTTGTGGCGATCGCCCAACTTTTAAGTACACTCGGATTGAGATTGCGGGTGTGATGGAGCGATTAGCTAAGGGGGAAAATGTTGAAAGTATCGTGCTTGGCTTTCGGGGAAGGGTTTCGCGTGAGGCGATCGCTGAGGCGATTCAAGTTGTGACCACTCATTTTCTTGAGAGTCTTCCTATTTTGAGTGCAGCATGATTGTCCTTGACGAACAGCTTTTAGGAGCGAATCTGGAACAGGCGATCGGCAAGTGGTATCAGGGTAATGTTTGCTTTATTACGGACTTGCGACCTAATTCGATTATTAAAGATGAAGCGATTCCTATGTTGTTGCGAAAAGAGGCGCAGCCTACGTTTATTACTATCAATGAACGGGATTTTTGGCGAAAAGTAGCAATAAGTGAATATTTTTGTATAGTCTGCTTTAATTTGCCAGATTCGCGTGCTTCCGAAATCTCTCTTCTACTCAGAAATCTCTTTCGTTATCCTGAGTTTAATGTAAAAGTAAAGCGGATGGGAAAGGTGATCAGGATCGCGGATAGTAGTGTTAGCTATTATTCTACTGGCAATAGAGAAATACAAGAATTTACTTTACAGATTCAGTAACAATTCCACGTCTCAATCAAAACCAAAATACACCCGCGATCACCTTTACAGTCAAGTAGTTTTTGGCTTTATGGCAGGTAAAGACAGATTCTGGCTACACTATTTTCTCTTTCTTGAGCCGTTAGAGCTTCTACTGTAAAACCGTTGTCTTGATACCATTTGATTAGTTTCGGGTTAGCATTAAGATCGTCTTGAGTTATTGACCCATGAAGCTTTTTGATTCCTTTCTTCTCAATATACTCGATAAGAAATTTTAGCGTGGCAGTTCCTAGTCCCAGCTTGCGGTAGCTTTTCGGTTCTTGGTGAAAAAATGCATAAATGCGTCCTAGTGGGGTACGGGCTATCTTGTCTTCAAAGTGAATATCTGCTAGAAGCATTTCGTTATGAGACTTAAAAATGCACTTGATATGACCGACCATATCCCTCAGTCCATGCAGCGAACGATAAACTTTGAGCGAAAGAATGGACTCTTGCTCATTAACTTCAATTTGGTAATCACGCCCTTGTTTATCATAAATAGTCACAATATTTTTAGGAGTCATATTCATTAGTTTTGTATATCGCGTAGAGACTGGAGATTATTGCGAACGGTTTTAGTACTTGGATGTTCCATGCCTAGCAAAACTTCCATAATTTCTAATGCTTTCACATAGAGATGTTCTGCTTCTTCATATCTCTCTTGCGAAGAGTACAGAAATGCGAGGTTGTGGATACTGGTGGCGACATTGGGATGTCGCTCTCCTAAAAGTTCTTGCATCAGTGCAAGGGCTTGTTTCAACAGTGGTTCTGCTTCTTCATATCTCCCTTGCGAACGATACAGCAATGCGAGGCTGTTAATAATGGTAGCGACATTGGGATGTCGCTCTCCTAAAAGTTCTTGCATTAGTGCAAGGGCTTGTT includes:
- a CDS encoding valine--tRNA ligase, with the translated sequence MSTTELPKQYNPLESEAKWQKYWEESGVFVAESQSDKDPYCIMIPPPNVTGSLHMGHAFQEVLIDILIRYHRMRGFNTLWLPGTDHASIAVQTILDKQIKAEGKTNQEIGREKFLERAWQWKAESGGTIVSQLRRLGVSADWTRERFTMDEGLSNSVTEAFVKLYEAGLIYRGEYLVNWCPESQSAVSDLEVDNKEVKGHLWNFRYPLADGSGHLVVATTRPETMLGDTAVAVNPDDDRYKHLIGKTVMLPIMNREIPIISDRYVDKAFGSGCVKVTPAHDPNDFEMGQRHSLPLINILNKDGSINANGGEFEGQDRFVARKNIVKKLDELGLVEKIEDYAHTVPYSERGKVPVEPLLSIQWFVKIKPLSDFALEQFDKQNSPTFVPDRWGKVYRDWLIRLKDWCISRQLWWGHQIPAWYAPDGSIFVARTEEEAYTQAKAKFGEEVTLERDPDVLDTWFSSGLWPFSTLGWPEETQDFQTFYPTSVLVTGFDIIFFWVARMTMMAGYFTGKMPFNTVYIHGLVRDENNQKMSKSKNNGIDPLVLINKYGTDALRYSLVKEVTGAGQDIRLDYNRKTDESTTVETARNFANKLWNASRFVMMNLTSIETRTASLDTEKLELADRWILSRYAQTVLQVREQLDSYSLGEATRSIYEFFWGDFCDWYIELVKSRLQESADPTSRETVQQNLRFVLDGILRLLHPFLPHVTEEIWQLLTYGTREPSSDRPVLAIQPYPEIDTSYINEELEEQFNLLIGTIRTIRNLRAEAEIKPSAKVSAILQSDSDRERSLLQAGQSYILDLARVEDLAVVASVDASATEQAIAGVVGTIQVIVSLVGVVDIGQLISKLERTLTKLEGAIASTQGRLSNEGYLKKAPPDVVATARAELEESLKQQEILKARLAQLQGK
- a CDS encoding DUF433 domain-containing protein, yielding MTVLKSWDEKVYMRSLVTEIINGESYSYYPLGQYVVRAMGVCGDRPTFKYTRIEIAGVMERLAKGENVESIVLGFRGRVSREAIAEAIQVVTTHFLESLPILSAA
- a CDS encoding GNAT family protein; the protein is MNMTPKNIVTIYDKQGRDYQIEVNEQESILSLKVYRSLHGLRDMVGHIKCIFKSHNEMLLADIHFEDKIARTPLGRIYAFFHQEPKSYRKLGLGTATLKFLIEYIEKKGIKKLHGSITQDDLNANPKLIKWYQDNGFTVEALTAQERENSVARICLYLP